The Methylobacterium sp. PvR107 genome contains a region encoding:
- the egtD gene encoding L-histidine N(alpha)-methyltransferase yields the protein MTIKPTFPDAAPVALDTAAPETAALAFLDDVRAGLSQPQKALSPKYFYDAAGSDLFEAITRLPEYYPTRTEIGILDRSGPEIATLLPTHAALVEFGSGSTVKLRRLLEHLETLAAYVPVDVSGAFLQSQAEALKADLPQLRVEPVVADFTRDFDLPQSLDGLPRAGFFPGSTIGNFEPAEAEGLLRRFGRILGQGAHMIVGVDLVKDIATLERAYDDAAGVTAAFNLNLLSRINRELAGRFDLDAFAHRAVFNASASRIEMHLVSRDAQTVRVGSDTFAFAEGETIHTESSYKYTVATFRALAERAGWTWLKVWTDPEGLFSVHALRLD from the coding sequence TTGACCATCAAGCCCACCTTCCCCGACGCGGCACCGGTCGCCCTCGACACAGCCGCGCCGGAAACGGCCGCGCTGGCCTTCCTCGACGACGTCCGGGCGGGCCTGTCCCAACCCCAGAAGGCGTTGTCGCCAAAATACTTCTACGACGCTGCGGGCTCGGACCTGTTCGAGGCGATTACGCGGCTTCCGGAATATTACCCAACCCGCACGGAGATCGGCATTCTCGACCGGAGCGGGCCGGAGATTGCGACGTTGTTGCCGACGCACGCCGCCCTGGTGGAGTTCGGCAGCGGCTCGACCGTGAAGCTTCGCCGTCTCCTCGAGCATCTCGAGACGCTGGCCGCCTACGTGCCGGTCGACGTCTCCGGTGCGTTCCTGCAATCCCAGGCCGAGGCCCTCAAGGCGGACCTGCCGCAGCTCCGGGTCGAGCCGGTGGTTGCCGACTTCACCCGCGACTTCGACCTGCCCCAGAGCCTCGACGGCCTGCCGCGGGCAGGCTTCTTCCCAGGCTCGACCATCGGCAACTTCGAGCCCGCAGAGGCCGAGGGCCTGCTGCGCCGGTTCGGGCGGATCCTGGGGCAGGGCGCCCACATGATCGTGGGCGTCGATCTCGTGAAGGACATTGCGACGCTGGAGCGTGCCTATGACGATGCCGCCGGCGTCACGGCCGCCTTCAACCTCAATCTCCTGAGCCGGATCAACCGGGAGCTGGCCGGCCGCTTCGACCTCGACGCCTTCGCCCATCGCGCCGTGTTCAACGCATCGGCATCACGGATCGAAATGCATCTCGTTTCCCGGGACGCGCAAACCGTGCGTGTCGGTTCCGACACCTTCGCGTTCGCGGAAGGCGAGACGATCCACACCGAGAGCAGCTACAAATACACGGTCGCGACCTTCCGGGCCCTGGCCGAGCGGGCCGGCTGGACATGGCTCAAGGTCTGGACCGATCCGGAGGGACTGTTCTCGGTCCACGCGCTCCGGCTGGATTGA
- the murI gene encoding glutamate racemase — protein MRIDLMAGASLSAAALHVASEPTILVFDSGLGGLTVLDAVRRARPDARYVYVGDDAAFPYGRLGEPALVARVLAVMERLVAIHRPDLVVIACNTASTLVLPALRQRFTTPFVGVVPPIKPAAEATRSRLVSLLATPGTVIRSYTRDLIATYAGSCTVTLVGSQNLAGYAEAELAGAPVDDAALAAEIAPCFKIEPDGRQTDVVCLACTHYPLLLPRLEALAPWPVTWIDPAPAIARRVVQLIGPLPRAADRYGAAIGAFTAGTCLNASLRAALAARGIGEVGIEAIPLPMQ, from the coding sequence ATGCGGATCGATCTGATGGCTGGAGCCAGCCTGTCCGCCGCCGCGCTGCACGTCGCCTCCGAGCCGACCATCCTGGTCTTCGATTCCGGCCTCGGTGGATTGACCGTCCTCGACGCGGTGCGCCGCGCCCGGCCGGATGCCCGTTACGTCTATGTCGGCGACGACGCGGCCTTCCCATACGGCCGGCTCGGCGAGCCGGCCCTCGTCGCCCGCGTCCTCGCGGTGATGGAGCGCCTCGTCGCGATCCACCGGCCAGACCTCGTGGTCATTGCCTGCAACACCGCCTCGACGCTGGTCCTTCCGGCCCTGCGCCAACGCTTCACGACGCCCTTCGTGGGTGTGGTTCCGCCGATCAAGCCGGCCGCCGAGGCGACGCGCTCGCGTCTGGTCTCCCTGCTTGCGACGCCCGGAACGGTAATTCGCTCCTACACCCGCGACCTGATCGCAACCTATGCCGGATCCTGCACGGTCACCCTCGTCGGCTCGCAGAACCTTGCGGGTTACGCGGAGGCGGAACTCGCCGGTGCTCCGGTGGACGATGCCGCACTCGCGGCCGAGATCGCGCCCTGCTTCAAGATTGAGCCGGACGGGCGGCAAACGGACGTGGTCTGTCTCGCCTGCACGCACTACCCCCTGCTGCTGCCGCGCCTCGAGGCGCTCGCGCCCTGGCCGGTCACGTGGATCGATCCAGCTCCCGCCATCGCGCGGCGCGTCGTGCAACTGATCGGGCCTCTGCCCCGCGCCGCGGACCGGTACGGGGCTGCGATCGGCGCCTTCACGGCTGGCACCTGTCTGAATGCCTCTCTGCGCGCGGCACTGGCGGCGCGTGGGATCGGCGAGGTGGGGATCGAGGCGATTCCCCTGCCGATGCAATAG
- a CDS encoding adenylate/guanylate cyclase domain-containing protein — translation MRFRPPWFYVVAPALGALAGLVYGLIFEVGPLTGAAIRGAIIGTPIMLYERRLLAPALRERVRSLATPLFLLATVALYVATIVVGNAVASTVLNRLFRFMYSERNAMLMTDTGLLYALCISVLVVFVFRVRDLIGPGVFANLLIGRYHRPISEERIFLFLDVSGSTRFADRYGDREAQAYLGQVFNALALPVSQTRGSIDDYIGDLALVTWTMERGTRDAACLRCVFDFAARLAAESEAWRSRFGQVPEFRAALHCGPVVTAEIGLERHKIAYFGDVVNTTARLETLSKTLGVHVLVSADLLRRLGPLPADLVAEDLGAHSLRGRAEPLAVAAIRRRAPAAATVAPVQSQAVLG, via the coding sequence GTGCGTTTCAGACCGCCCTGGTTCTACGTGGTGGCGCCGGCCCTCGGTGCTCTGGCCGGCCTGGTCTACGGGCTGATCTTCGAGGTCGGACCGCTGACCGGCGCGGCGATCCGCGGCGCGATCATCGGCACGCCGATCATGCTCTACGAACGGCGGCTCCTGGCCCCGGCGCTGCGCGAGCGCGTCCGGAGTCTCGCAACGCCGCTGTTCCTGCTCGCCACGGTGGCGCTCTATGTCGCGACGATCGTCGTCGGCAACGCCGTCGCCAGTACCGTGCTGAACCGCCTGTTCCGGTTCATGTACAGCGAGCGCAACGCGATGCTGATGACCGACACGGGCCTGCTCTACGCGCTCTGCATCTCGGTGCTCGTGGTGTTCGTGTTCCGGGTCCGCGACCTGATCGGGCCGGGCGTGTTCGCCAACCTGCTGATCGGCCGGTACCATCGCCCGATCAGCGAGGAACGGATCTTCCTGTTCCTCGACGTGAGCGGCTCGACGCGCTTCGCGGACCGCTACGGTGACCGCGAGGCCCAGGCCTATCTCGGGCAGGTGTTCAACGCGCTGGCGCTGCCGGTCTCCCAGACGCGCGGCTCCATCGACGATTACATCGGCGACCTCGCGCTGGTGACCTGGACGATGGAGCGGGGCACCCGCGACGCCGCGTGCCTCCGCTGCGTCTTCGATTTCGCCGCGCGCCTCGCCGCCGAATCGGAGGCGTGGCGGAGCCGTTTCGGGCAGGTGCCGGAGTTCCGCGCGGCCCTCCATTGCGGCCCGGTGGTCACCGCCGAGATCGGTCTGGAGCGGCACAAGATCGCGTATTTCGGCGATGTGGTGAACACCACCGCGCGGCTGGAAACGCTGTCCAAGACGCTCGGCGTCCACGTGCTGGTATCGGCCGATCTTCTCCGCCGGCTCGGGCCGCTGCCGGCCGATCTTGTTGCAGAGGATCTGGGCGCCCACTCCCTGAGAGGCCGCGCGGAACCCTTGGCCGTCGCGGCGATCCGACGCCGCGCGCCGGCCGCCGCGACGGTAGCGCCCGTTCAGAGCCAAGCGGTGCTGGGCTGA
- the egtB gene encoding ergothioneine biosynthesis protein EgtB, whose translation MAATAALRPEETREQGAPAFPPPFITARPIDRASWIAAFRHVRRETERRAKPLSAEDQQVQSMADASPTKWHRAHVTWFFEQFLLREHLPGYAIFDERLHYLFNSYYVAAGPRQPRIERGLITRPTMAEVSAYRAHVDRAVESLLGRASERALEAVLPILEIGLFHEQQHQELLLTDILHAFAQNPLSPAYDPAWRFTDAAAQPGQAHLDRSIAWIGHEGEGFSFDNESPRHETLIVAGRIDRALVTNRQWLAFMEDGGYAKPELWLSDGWYAGPAEGWEAPGYWRRNGDGWATMTLGGLRPVALDAPVTHISYYEADAYARWAGRFLPTEFEWEVAARDGLLPDAFGLVWQWTRSAYLPYPGYRPLPGALGEYNGKFMANQFVLRGSSVATPDGHARLPYRNFFYPHQRWQFTGLRLADAA comes from the coding sequence ATGGCAGCCACGGCCGCACTGCGCCCGGAGGAGACGCGCGAGCAGGGGGCACCAGCCTTCCCGCCGCCGTTCATCACCGCCCGCCCGATCGACCGGGCCAGCTGGATCGCCGCGTTCCGCCACGTGCGGCGCGAGACCGAGCGCCGCGCCAAGCCGCTTTCCGCGGAGGACCAGCAGGTCCAGTCGATGGCGGATGCCAGCCCGACCAAGTGGCATCGCGCGCATGTCACGTGGTTCTTCGAGCAATTCCTGCTCCGCGAGCACCTGCCGGGTTACGCGATCTTCGATGAACGGCTGCACTACCTGTTCAACTCGTACTACGTGGCTGCCGGCCCGCGTCAGCCGCGCATCGAGCGGGGCCTGATCACGCGCCCGACCATGGCCGAGGTGAGCGCCTACCGGGCGCATGTCGATCGGGCCGTGGAGAGCCTGCTCGGGCGGGCCTCCGAGCGCGCTCTGGAGGCGGTGCTGCCGATCCTGGAGATCGGCCTCTTCCATGAGCAGCAGCACCAGGAGCTCCTGCTCACCGACATCCTGCACGCCTTCGCGCAGAACCCGCTGAGCCCCGCCTACGATCCGGCCTGGCGGTTCACCGATGCTGCGGCACAGCCCGGCCAAGCGCATCTCGACCGGAGCATCGCCTGGATCGGGCATGAGGGGGAGGGGTTCTCGTTCGACAACGAATCGCCCCGCCACGAGACGCTGATCGTGGCCGGCCGGATCGACCGGGCGCTCGTGACGAATCGCCAGTGGCTCGCCTTCATGGAGGATGGCGGCTACGCCAAGCCCGAGCTGTGGCTCTCGGATGGCTGGTATGCCGGTCCGGCCGAGGGGTGGGAGGCCCCGGGCTACTGGCGCCGGAACGGGGACGGCTGGGCCACCATGACCCTCGGCGGCCTGCGCCCGGTGGCGCTCGACGCGCCCGTCACCCACATCAGCTACTATGAGGCCGACGCCTATGCCCGCTGGGCGGGCCGGTTCCTGCCGACCGAGTTCGAGTGGGAGGTCGCGGCCCGGGACGGCCTGCTGCCGGACGCGTTCGGCCTCGTCTGGCAATGGACCCGCAGCGCCTACCTCCCTTATCCGGGCTACCGGCCGCTGCCGGGGGCGCTCGGCGAGTACAACGGCAAGTTCATGGCCAACCAGTTCGTGCTGCGCGGCTCGTCCGTCGCCACGCCCGACGGCCATGCCCGTCTGCCCTACCGCAACTTCTTCTATCCGCACCAGCGCTGGCAATTCACCGGCCTGCGCCTCGCGGACGCCGCCTGA
- a CDS encoding cache domain-containing protein produces MSLRASVLAAVLILGAGPTAPALACGDGEAPTSCDDPSPNGFASWMLGRVDRALRSDRVRALQDFSDGARGFRTADTYVFCIGPDGIMSAHPNPILRGHDVRDLHDRTGNYFIRTMMEAAKPGQISVIRYLFPKPGSTVEEPKTTYYTKAGDQTCAVGVYDADIAAPAVATADGRVAQLRQRLDGQIPNSARADWTAFLEALNAQGDERATVIAKVRHDLNAAATALDQAGPRSTGGR; encoded by the coding sequence ATGTCGCTGAGAGCTTCGGTGCTTGCGGCTGTCTTGATCCTTGGGGCGGGGCCGACCGCACCGGCTCTGGCCTGCGGCGACGGCGAAGCCCCGACCTCCTGCGACGATCCGAGCCCGAACGGTTTTGCGTCCTGGATGCTCGGCCGCGTGGATCGGGCCTTGCGGTCGGACAGGGTTCGGGCGCTTCAGGATTTCTCCGACGGGGCCCGCGGGTTTCGCACCGCAGACACGTACGTGTTCTGCATCGGTCCGGACGGCATCATGAGTGCCCATCCCAACCCGATCCTGAGAGGTCACGACGTGCGGGACCTGCACGACAGGACGGGAAACTATTTCATTCGGACGATGATGGAGGCGGCCAAGCCCGGGCAGATCTCGGTGATCCGTTACCTGTTCCCCAAGCCCGGCAGCACCGTGGAGGAGCCGAAGACCACCTACTACACCAAGGCGGGTGACCAGACCTGCGCGGTCGGCGTTTACGACGCCGATATCGCTGCCCCCGCCGTCGCGACCGCTGACGGGCGCGTCGCCCAGCTTCGGCAACGCCTCGACGGCCAGATCCCGAATAGTGCCCGCGCGGATTGGACCGCCTTCCTCGAGGCGCTGAACGCGCAGGGCGATGAACGGGCGACGGTGATCGCCAAGGTGCGGCACGACCTGAACGCCGCGGCGACCGCCCTGGATCAGGCCGGGCCGCGGTCGACGGGCGGCCGTTAG